The Triticum aestivum cultivar Chinese Spring chromosome 3A, IWGSC CS RefSeq v2.1, whole genome shotgun sequence genome includes a region encoding these proteins:
- the LOC123063699 gene encoding probable dual-specificity RNA methyltransferase RlmN, which produces MAAPQQVRAVPLARALRLRTRASAAAPPETSRRALLGLTEPELRQLAVDLGQQSYRGKQLHDLVYKNRAKQVEEFAYVPKVFREALVGAGWKVGRSPVHHAVTATDGTTKILLKLEDNRLVETVGIPVDDRGTPRLTACVSSQVGCPLRCSFCATGKGGFARNLKGHEIVEQVLAIEESFKHRVTNVVFMGMGEPMLNLKAVLEAHQCLNKELKIGQRMMTISTVGVPNTISKLASHKLQSTLAVSLHAPNQRLRETIVPSAKAYPLEALMDDCKNYFLETGRRVSFEYTLLAGINDEKAHAEELAALLHACGGGYHVNLIPYNPVEGSEYKRPYRKAIQAFVDALESRKITVSVRQTRGLDANAACGQLRNEFQKNPLLESSPPSEPNQLLESSTPSESSLVPA; this is translated from the exons ATGGCCGCGCCGCagcaggtccgcgccgtgcccctGGCGCGCGCGCTCCGCCTCCGCacgcgcgcctccgccgccgccccgccggagacGTCCCGCCGCGCGCTCCTAGGCCTCACGGAGCCCGAGCTCCGCCAGCTCGCCGTCGACCTCGGCCAG CAAAGCTACCGGGGCAAGCAGCTGCACGACCTCGTCTACAAGAACAGGGCCAAGCAGGTCGAGGAGTTCGCCTATG TGCCGAAGGTGTTCCGGGAGGCGCTGGTTGGCGCGGGATGGAAAGTCGGCCGGTCGCCGGTGCATCACGCCGTCACGGCCACCGATGGCACCACCAAG ATACTTCTCAAGCTGGAGGACAACAGACTGGTGGAGACGGTGGGGATCCCTGTTGACGACAGGGGCACGCCTAGGCTAACCGCCTGTGTTTCGTCGCAG GTTGGCTGCCCCTTGCGTTGCTCGTTCTGTGCCACTGGGAAGGGAGGGTTTGCGAGGAACCTTAAGGGGCACGAGATTGTTGAGCAG GTCTTGGCCATAGAGGAGTCGTTCAAACACAGGGTGACAAATGTAGTGTTCATGGGGATGGGTGAGCCCATGCTGAATCTCAAAGCAGTTCTGGAGGCTCACCAATGCTTGAATAAG GAACTAAAGATTGGGCAAAGGATGATGACAATCTCAACAGTAGGTGTTCCCAACACGATAAGTAAGCTAGCATCTCACAAGCTTCAGTCGACACTGGCAGTCAG CCTGCATGCCCCAAATCAGAGGTTGCGTGAAACAATTGTTCCAAGTGCAAAGGCATATCCTCTGGAAGCACTAATGGATGACTGCAAGAATTATTTTCTCGAAACTGGACGCAGGGTCTCCTTCGAGTACACCCTACTAG CTGGGATTAATGATGAAAAGGCACACGCTGAAGAACTTGCAGCGCTGCTGCATGCATGTGGAGGTGGTTATCACGTGAACCTGATTCCCTATAACCCGGTAGAAGGCTCTGAGTACAAGAGGCCTTACAGAAAAGCG ATTCAAGCGTTTGTTGATGCGCTGGAATCTCGGAAGATCACAGTCAGCGTTCGACAGACCCGTGGGCTTGACGCTAATGCGGCTTGTGGGCAGCTCAGGAATGAGTTccagaagaatcctctgcttgaaTCGTCACCACCCTCTGAGCCCAACCAACTGCTGGAGTCGTCTACGCCCTCAGAGTCCAGCCTCGTTCCTGCTTAG